A DNA window from Aphis gossypii isolate Hap1 unplaced genomic scaffold, ASM2018417v2 Contig00395, whole genome shotgun sequence contains the following coding sequences:
- the LOC126553990 gene encoding uncharacterized protein LOC126553990 isoform X2 — protein sequence MKVSKSTNVISHDVSSALRFLAEELHKPEYLTTAWYIEIIDKWFNLMTSKNPVMALSKLKPLVYKEAISFLNEFIDIMRKLKVGAKTLWKPSQSGSVLATTSILQIQDIFLNDRGFKFLLTSRITQDCLKNLFCVLRSKNVVPNAWQKL from the exons atgaaagtGTCTAAATCTACTAATGTTATAAGCCATGATGTCTCTAGTGCATTAAGGTTTTTAGCTGAAGAACTTCATAAACCAGAATACTTGACTACTGCTTGGtacattgaaattattgaCAAATGGTTTAACTTGATGACATCAAAAAATCCAGTAATGGCACTAAGCAAATTGAAGCCATTAGTTTACAAAGAggcaatttcatttttaaatgaattcatTGATATTATGAGAAAACTAAAAGTTGgag caaaGACACTATGGAAACCTTCTCAAAGTGGATCAGTTCTTGCTACTACATCTATACTACAGAttcaagatatttttttaaatgacagaGGCTTCAAGTTTCTTTTAACATCACGAATCACTCaagattgtttaaaaaatctcTTTTGTGTTTTAAgatcaaaaaatgttgtaccAAATGCATGgcag